TAGCTGAGACGCATAATGTGTTCCATATTTCTATGCTACGAAAATACGTGTCGGATCCATCACACGTGCTGAACTATGAAAGAATGGAGCTAAAGCAGGACTTGAGTTATGAAGTGCGACCAATTCGCATTATAGAGAGAGGAGCGAAGGAGTTAAGGTCCAAAAGTATTCTTCTAGTAAAAGTTCTGTGGAGCAACCGTTCAGAAAGGGAGGCAACGTGGGAAATGGAGGGAGACATGAAAGAACAGTACCCCGAACTTTTTGGTAAGtctaatttcgaggacgaaatttcctttaaggagggtagaatgtaatatccagtttatatacatatattggtatttggtatattaagtgtgatataattatattgttattattattattattattattattgttgttgttgttgttgttgttgttgttgttgttgttgttgttgttgttgttgttgttgttgtgcgtgtgtaactagaaaagaaaaatatatatatattaaatagtgagataaataaatagtgaagcattagattagttagtttaaaatttaaaatttaaatttaaatcagcataattttatctgattagttagatttttatttttaaatttaaacctattatacgatatgttatatacgtatatactctaGAACCCTAGCAGCCAGATAGTATCGTATTCCTTTATTCTCACCATCTCTCAATTTCCTTTTTTCTATTCTCTCTATTGAACCAAATCAATTGTTTAATCTTAAGAGCTTCGGGGTTAGCAATCAACCGATCATCGTTCCGTGTCTTCGAAATCTTCAGGTAAAATTCgtacttgtttttattttcgttttcagagaaataggctttcataaaactatcatatctctctccccataggtccgttttcagtgatctaggtaccgttttaaagataatttaatgatctatattttttatgaagaaattctttcctaattctgattatttcgatgtcaaaaaattcatgttttacactgactttcgaattacagttttttttaaatttcttttcgatattgccttagtaaaagtgtgatatctctctcgatatctattattttcaagcgattcttgtactgttagaaagataattcaataatccatattttctttgaagaaacctTTCCCTAATTCGGAGTTCTTACCAATCAAACGTTAGTATCTTTACTCGGTTATgatatttcgttttaagttttgtttcagaaaaagtatcttcagtaaaaattcaatatctctctcacttttgatccattttaaaagatatttatctcgttttaaagcttagaaaaatagctacattttttatgaagaaagtattgtctagatcggggtgtaactatttttaaaccttttatttttaggctgtattcagaaatcggcatgatccaggattttaaagaaactgttttgagaaaacatgcataactcctaggttatagctccgattttgatgatctttataccgttagaaaggtctttcaattaactaaaaactttgtgaacagtagaacttctaattcaaacgttttataagtcaaattctaggctaaacttgctgtacagaaagaataataaatatattgagtttatcggtggacttagggtttcactaattgttatagggcctagaaggtatcgtaggagttaattacagcggagttgaggtaaggaaaaataattatactttatacttgctttttatatggtttgagtatctagtatgactgcttgaataaattgtattgaaactgtggaatgtgatagtttcggtgaaatagtgttttatcgatgaattgtatatggctgtttaatcatgttccaggcacttggaagtggttggaaaccacacatgtatggtgatgtggtaagtgaggcagtgtacgtaaaggtgcactggttattggtactgcgttctggttaagaacgtaagacactccagatttgtatggaagctggagtgtgattgtgagtgtgagtgtgtggtatttcagtatttgtgtggctgcctctatttatacttatgattaggttgttgtatgtttgatgtatatgtttgtgctatgatgtgtgaatgctggtacatagtattttgtttttccttactgggctttgcagctcaccccttatttaccccctatgtgcagataagtaagcctgtaagctttcggtgacaagttgagtctgggcagcatggggtgtatctcgtgtgatcatgtaactgcgtgtggtcttggccatcttccgctgaaagtttttttttaaatttattaaacttatcgaggatgttgtcgtttaaattttctattacttttccctaagtggtaatactttattttcaactgggtacccatgttttgaaaagtgttttttttttttttttaataaaggcaacattagtatcttaacgccagtttatttatggcatcttattttacgtaagtaagggcgttacattttaccattttggaaaatatagggtccattttgttatttaacaaaacagaaggtccaatcagtaacttttataaaacacaggatccaaaatagtatttacccgcaaaattatagtttaatataTTAGTAACACGAAAGAGAATATTGTTTTGAGAACAACCCTTGAAAAATGTTtagtatttttgttaaaaaattataatttgcaaaagtgttaaaaatattataaatctgtatttttataaggattttagtatttattaaataattcatattttctaataattttttgtcctctgaaattttttttgttgcaaaAATTCTTCTGAAATATACAAATCTTTGCAAATATCTTCTTATAGTTATTCTGatcattttttaaaacaatttgttTATATGGTCATAAGTTACAGATATACTTGCAATAAAGaatctatataataaatttaagaTACTTGAAATccagttttttaaaattaaatatacaaaaattagCTCTAaaggtatatatacatatttccataatttatcattatactattttttatatatctattttttATACAAATGTTATATTAACAATATGTTTAAAGAAATGAAACCAATGTAACTGGAGTCTGGAGGGGAATATTTATAGCAATCTTTATAATTTAGGAAGAATTTTCAcggtaaaaaaaaatcaagggaTAAAACTCTACATAGATTATAGTTGGAGGGGGACTAATcctatttattctaaatttttataaCTTTTCGACAAGGTGCAGACAGGGTCGGTTCTGATAATTAGTgggccatagaaaaaaaattattttgggcccttatttagaaaaaatgtgatatttttcaaaatcagtaaaaaaaaattgtataatttcaAAAGGGAAATATTTTTTTGGGGCCCTTAggctaggtgggccctaggcacaggcgtagcccgcctatgcccagggccgggcctAGGTGCAGAGAATTCTAgataccaaaaataaaaagcagtTACATCAGTGTATAGTGCAATATTGCGAAAAGAGAAATATTATGGAGCACTTTAAGATATCACCTATTGCTATGCATTTTATTATTCTTGTGTTTCacacattttaattaataaataatataaaaaactgctaactaattataaattttacgtATAAGTTGTCAAAATAACAACACTCTTGTGataaaatacaatattaattaatttaattagtataaagaaggtaagaactccattattattattcatgacAAAAGTACATGATGAAATTATACAACTATAATTAACTTATTAAAGAAACTCCATATAAGGAATTAATAGCTCCATTTGCACTTTATTTTGTTGTCTTGCACCATCATGATCTAAGCTCATTGCACACTGCATATAACAACATAACAAAATTCACTCGTCAATCCAATTTATATATctaaatatctatatatttatatattattaaaaaaaaatattaatcataacaataaaaaattatttgtgactaaaatatatagtatttagatataagttgtcactaatttaattttagttacaataaatatTGTGACTGAAactacatttagtcacaacaaaatatgatttttgtgactaatatatTTAGTTATAAGTTTTTTAGTCACATATGAGAAtgattatttataattagtcagaaattttttacttttaatcacaaattttgttgtgactaaaagtaaaaaattttatagtgtatatatataaatacaaaaattaattatgaatgtatttttttctaaattactttaatattattataataaattaatttactctaaaataaaatatattctacaaaattaaaaataacagtaCTACATTCGAAACCTATATATTGTGTAAATTTTAGTGTAAAGTTAAAGAATGTTACTTATTGCAATCAGTAGAAGGGCTAATCTTGTAAGGCACGTTGACACCACACTTGCCAGGAAGTCCAGCGGCGATGTTCAGGTTGATCCCGGTTATGCTCTTGGCAGCCGACTTTAGGCAATTGCAAACTGCCTTTCGGTCAACAGTGGTCTTGGCCTCATTGTTCAGTGATCGAATACCGTCGCAGCATTGCGGCGGTAAAGCCCCACCTGTCTTAAGATAGTTTATGCACGGTTTGATACCTGTGGCCACTTGGCCACAGGTTAAGGCATGGCTCAATGGCATGGCCACAACCAATAACAACCAAATAACTAGCTTCATAACTACAAAGATGGATCCTCCCATAAGTATAATAttgtgtaaaattaataatgataGTGATAATGACACTTCAATAAAGTAGCTAGGGTTTTGTGTTTGAAATTTGAAGTTGTGGAgtgttatatatttatagatagtAATTTTTGTGTTGTAGTGATGAGGTTGGGACTTTGGAGGATATTTGGTAGTGGTTGTGCTTTAAAGTAAAGTTTTTAGTCAAAAATGGCTAACTATACTAATTTGGCTCTATACTCATATTTTGAACGGTGCTATAACTCTTTGGATTTAATGCTATTGTTTTTGCGTGTACGTAGAATtgtcttttaattattatatgatTATTCTCTACTTAGATTAATTAGTACTAGTTAGTAACTAATTAcaacaaagaaaattattaggaaatgtaaaattcatgcaaaagacttgattaaatattttattgtttttgatccTTTATCTTCGCCTTCAATTATTaggtttagatattatttcggTGATCTTGAATCATTTTAAAATggcaataataatatactattttGAGGAATTCTTCCTATCAAAGAATTATACCaatatttctttaattattaatttattataaacatACATATTTATTCTCTTAATATCAAATTAAGCTAAAATACTATACAAAAATTGATAATATTTTTCCCAACTGttgtccaattttagcattttattatatagagaaCAAAAGTTGTAAACTGATTACGTACtctatttaattttcattttgatAAATACACTTGTCTGTTTGTTACTAAAAAAACCAACAATATATTACACAACCCATTCTAACATGTGGGCCACCCACATATATGTCATAATATATTTGATAACTAACAGTATTTCTTCTACAGATAATTATAGGaggtattatttttttaaaaaaaaaattatattaatgatattGACATGTTAATGACatatttaaagttattttaatactttaacGAGTCATAAATAGGTTATCAACGTGTTGAATACTTCATAAACGTGTTATTGGTTGACATagtacttaaataaaatatgtttataaaCGGATTACAGGGTCGTATCGTGTCAATCCCGTTTATAAATGAGTTGTATTCGAGTTTTATTTTTTGACACAATTATTAAACGGGTCGTTAGGGGTGTTCaaaaagtatccgatccaatctaatccgcacgatccaatccaatccaatcagcAAAATgcagatatccgcacttgtgcggattggattggattgaaaaatctaaaatccgcaaaatgcggatatccgcacttgtgcggattggattggattgaaaaatctaaaatccgcacttgtgcggattggatgttgtttaacctcaaaaaataaccgatccaatccaatccgcacttaattatatataattttaaaaaaatttataatatataatatatattaattaaaaaaagatacaaacttttaatttcttaatcttttttagtaatatattgagttggtgcattttatttattttgtaataaaaaacacaagaaaaataatttttattcacatagacacatacacataaagtttaaatatatatatatactagcttatttattttggtaataaatatatatatattttagtgtaaatctaaataaaaataagtatatatatattaatatatatcgatttaatttgtatataaatagatatggaaatagattattattggagattaagaaataatagtttttttttaaaaaaaaaattctatgaaatattaaataatttattattaaaaaaataaccgatccaatccgcactattgcggattggattggattggatttaaactctgtTGTATTATGGCCTAGAAACTAAGTCTTAGGTGGACACTTACTGTTTTGGACTTTCCTAACTGTTTTAACTAACTTTCAATTAAAACAGTTATGGTAGTTGGTGTCTATAAATAGTCACTCCTAGTTCTATAGGTGGTGTGGTTCATTTTACAAATTAGTAAATcagagagagtgagagaagaGACAGAGGGTAATTGTCGATTCTGGTTCTTTCAAAACCAGTTTCTGGTGTGTGTATTACTCATGTACttatctcttcatcttgttcaTTCAACCACCAATACTTGTAATCTAAATCTTTGTACACTTGGTTAATGAGGAGTGTCATAATGACAATGCTTTGATTTCATTCTATTGTATTGAATTCAGTTTGTTTTACTGTCttaaattgcatttcttttatGTTGAGTTTTGCTAATCTATGTTTAGACTTTGATCAATTAAGTCTGTTCTTGATAATTGGATGTTGTGATCGGTTTGATCAcatcaaatggtatcagagtcgAGGTTCAATTAAGGAGATCAAGAAGTGTTTGATTAAAGTTCTACTGCGGCAAGATTGAAATCAAGAAATGGCAACAACCAATTATGAGGTTGACAAGTTCACGGGAGCCAATGACTTCAGTCTTTGGAGAATCAAGATGAGGGCCTTGTTGGTGCATCAAGGTATTGCTGAAGCCATTAATGTGGAGGCATTGAAGGCAATTGAAGATGTAAGGAAGAAACAAGAAATCGAGACCAAGGCACATTCTGTAATCTTACTCAGTCTTGGAGATGAAGTGCTGAGAGAAGTTGCGGATGAGGAGAAAGCTCTTGGACTGTGGAAAAAGCTTGCTACAATCTACATGAAGAAGTCCCTTGCAAACAAgttgtacttgaagaagaaaCTGTACACCTTGAGGATGGAAGATGGCAAGGAGCTTAGAAGACACCTAGATGACTTTAACAAAATTGTTCTTGATTTGAACAACATTGGTGTGAAGGTAGATGAGGAGGATCAAGCTATAATCCTACTGAGTTCTTTGCCAAAATTGTATGAACACTTTGTTGATACAATTCTTTATGGCAAAGATACTCTTACTATGTTAGAAGTGAAAGCAGCCTTGAATTCCAAGGAAATTCAAAGCAAGTCAGATGATAAAACAGAGCACACTGGAGAAGGACTATTTGTCAAAGGAAGACATGACAAGAAAGGGCACAAGAACTACAAACATGGCAGTGATCGAGGGAACCAGAAAGCAAAGACAGGTTCAAGAAACACAACTGACAAGAAGTGTTTCTATTGCAAGAAAGAAGGGCATTTCAGGGATGAATGTCTTGCTTTgaagaacaaattgaagaaagaaaagaacaaaGAGAAGGGGCAAGCTGATGTTGCTGATGGATATGATTCAACTGGTGTTCTGGTGGTGTCAAACACTGACTCAGGACAAGAATGGATACTCGGTTCTAGTTGCTCTTTTCACATGTGTCCATGTGAAGAACTGTTTTGCAATCTTGAAAAGAAAACAGGGGGTACTGTTTTATTGGGTGACAACAAAGCATGCACAATTCAAGGGATTGGGTCAATTGTGATGCAGATGAATGATGGTGCTTAAAGAACCATCACTGATGTCAAGTATGTTCCTGAACTCAAGAGAAATCTCTTGTCAATTGGTGTTTTAGCCTCAAAAGGatgtaaaattaaaattgatgaAAATTCACTCAATGTAATCAAAGGTTCCACTACTGTAATGAAAGGAATCTATAGAAATGGTTTGTATTTTCTTAATGGAAAATCAGTTAAAGGCCTAGCTTCAAATGTTACAGGTACAGGTGATGATGACTTGACAAGGCTGTGGTATTTGAGATTGGGACATGTGAGTGAAAGAGGCTTGATGGAATTGAAGAAGCAAGGAATTCTTAAAGGAAAGGTGTCATGCAAGATGGATTTCTGTGAGGAGTGCATATATGGCAAAAGCTGCAGACAGAAATTCACACCAGCAAAGCACACTACCAAAGAGCAATTGGCATATGTGCATTCAGATCTTTGGGGTCCTTCAAGGATTCCCACACTTGGTGGTGCTTACTATTTCATGAGTATCATTGATGATTACTCAAGAAAAGTGTGGGTTTATCTCTTGAAAACCAAAGATGAGGCTTTCAACACATTTATCAATTGGAGGAAACTTTTTGAGAATCAAACTGGTAAGAAACTCAAGAAGATTAGAACAGATAATGGATGGGAATTCTGTTGAAACCAGTTCAAAGAATTCTGCAGCAAAGAAGGGATAGCCAGGCACTTGACAGTTAGAGacactcctcaacaaaatggccTGGCAGAGAGGATGAATAGGACACTGCTTGAAAGGGTTAGATGCATGCTTAAAGGAGCTGgtttagagagaaaattctgggGTGAAGCATTGAACACAGCATGCTATCTAATAAATAGATGTCCTTCCACTGGTATAAATTTCATGACACCACAAGAAAAGTGGACTGGAGAAGCTCAAACCTATGACCATTTAAAGGTTTTTGGGTGCACTGCTTATGCTCATGTAAGGCAAGACAAACTGAAGCCTAGGGCAGTGAAATGTATGTTTTTGGGATATCCTGAAGGTGTCAAGGGATACAAGCTTTGGTGTCTTGAATCAGGATTCAAGAAGTGCATCATCAGCAGAGATGTCACTTTCAGAGAAGAAGAAATGGCCATGAAACCCTTACCAAACCCAACACTACAGACAGAAGAGTCATATAGCAGAGTTAATCTTGAGGTGGATCAGTCACATTGCACAGATAAAGATTCAGATGCAGATGAGAACCAAGCTTAAGAGCATGATGATCAATCTCATGAAACACAAGGAAATCTTGATGACTATCTCTTGGCCAGAGATAGGGTAAGAAGAGACATCAGACCTCCTTCAAAGCTTGGGTATGCATATTTCTCTACATTTGCACTAGCTGCTGCCAGTGAACTTGAAAATTCTGAACCCACTACATACAAGGAGGCACTGAAATGCAGAAACAGGGAACACTGGTTGAGGGCAATCAATGAAGAGAAAGTGTCATTGATCAGGAACAAAACATGGTCTGTTGTGAACAGACCACCAGGGCAGAGATTGATTGATAGCAAGTGGCTGTTTAGACAAAAAGAGGGAGTTAATGAAGATTCAGTAAGGTTCAAGGCAAGGCTTGTGGCAAAGGGATTTACTC
This region of Cannabis sativa cultivar Pink pepper isolate KNU-18-1 chromosome 7, ASM2916894v1, whole genome shotgun sequence genomic DNA includes:
- the LOC115697117 gene encoding non-specific lipid-transfer protein 1-like encodes the protein MGGSIFVVMKLVIWLLLVVAMPLSHALTCGQVATGIKPCINYLKTGGALPPQCCDGIRSLNNEAKTTVDRKAVCNCLKSAAKSITGINLNIAAGLPGKCGVNVPYKISPSTDCNNVQ